A single genomic interval of Arthrobacter methylotrophus harbors:
- a CDS encoding VOC family protein, translated as MDPVVDYFEVGSPDPEAARTFYGALFDWTFGEPSPAGYQMVNGDKGGLWNTTSLGGTSWAIFYVQVDDVQAAIARAESLGAGVALPFVDNGAIEFAHLLDPHGNRFGVWHAKQPA; from the coding sequence ATGGACCCGGTGGTGGACTACTTCGAAGTCGGCTCGCCCGATCCGGAGGCCGCGCGCACCTTCTACGGCGCGCTTTTTGACTGGACCTTTGGTGAGCCCTCGCCCGCGGGCTACCAGATGGTGAACGGAGACAAGGGTGGGCTGTGGAACACTACCTCCCTGGGCGGAACCTCCTGGGCCATTTTCTACGTCCAAGTCGACGATGTGCAGGCAGCGATCGCCCGGGCCGAGTCACTCGGCGCTGGTGTCGCTCTCCCCTTCGTCGACAACGGCGCCATCGAGTTCGCGCACCTCTTGGATCCGCACGGCAACCGTTTCGGCGTGTGGCATGCCAAACAACCGGCCTGA
- a CDS encoding dihydrodipicolinate synthase family protein: protein MRESLAPGVWGVVATPFQGNTLDLDTDSLAQLVEHYETIGATGLTVLGVFGEAAALTAAERSLALEVVVEETRLPLVVGVTSLFTRTAVEEIRAAQAVTGNRLAAVMVQANSARPEVVIAHLNAIHQSTGAKVVLQDYPVASGVSISTEALIYIVQTCRFVVAVKAEAPPTSVAIAQLTAAVEVSVFGGLGGLGLLDELVAGAAGAMTGFSYPEALVACVRAWQSSGYDAARDALLPYLPLINFEQQARIALAIRKECFRERGLIKDSGVRPPAAPFPSVLRQGMLTHLAEAARALEAFPVPTTSERV from the coding sequence ATGCGGGAATCACTAGCCCCGGGAGTGTGGGGCGTCGTCGCCACACCATTCCAGGGCAACACCCTCGATCTGGATACCGACAGCCTGGCCCAGTTGGTGGAGCACTACGAAACCATCGGCGCCACGGGGCTGACTGTCTTGGGTGTCTTCGGTGAAGCTGCCGCCCTGACCGCAGCGGAGCGCAGCCTGGCACTGGAAGTGGTGGTCGAGGAAACCCGATTGCCCCTCGTGGTGGGTGTGACCTCGCTCTTCACCCGAACCGCCGTCGAGGAAATCCGCGCTGCCCAGGCCGTGACCGGAAACCGGCTCGCGGCAGTCATGGTGCAAGCCAATTCGGCGCGGCCGGAGGTAGTCATCGCGCACTTGAACGCCATCCACCAATCCACCGGCGCCAAGGTGGTCCTCCAGGACTACCCCGTGGCCAGCGGAGTCAGCATCAGCACGGAAGCACTGATCTACATCGTCCAGACCTGCAGGTTCGTTGTCGCGGTCAAGGCTGAAGCCCCACCGACCAGCGTGGCGATCGCCCAGTTGACGGCCGCCGTCGAGGTTTCAGTCTTCGGCGGATTGGGTGGTCTAGGACTGCTGGACGAACTGGTGGCCGGCGCCGCCGGCGCCATGACGGGGTTCTCGTACCCCGAAGCGCTGGTGGCGTGCGTCCGCGCATGGCAATCCAGCGGCTACGACGCAGCCCGGGACGCGCTTCTGCCCTACCTGCCGCTTATCAACTTCGAGCAGCAAGCCCGGATCGCCCTGGCCATCCGGAAGGAGTGCTTCCGCGAACGGGGCCTCATCAAGGACTCCGGGGTCCGGCCGCCTGCGGCGCCTTTCCCCAGCGTGTTGCGGCAAGGAATGCTGACGCACCTGGCTGAAGCTGCCCGCGCCTTGGAAGCCTTCCCCGTCCCCACCACCTCAGAAAGGGTCTGA
- a CDS encoding SDR family oxidoreductase, which produces MDLGISGKTAFVAASTGGLGLAVARGLAAEGVRVAITGRRGELAEKIAAELQADGHSAVAVEADLSTPGGVSAAVERAVDMLGPIDILVLNGPGPKPGAAASLGADDIAAAFELLVKPHHALVSKILPGMRERRWGRILAIGSSGIVAPLPNLAVSNTGRAALTGYLKTLAAEVALDAVTVNMLLPGRIATDRVAELDRAAAKRRGTTPEEIQLESRKTIPARRYGEPEEFGAAGAFLCSAPASYITGVALRCDGGLIRSL; this is translated from the coding sequence ATGGACCTCGGAATCAGCGGAAAGACCGCCTTCGTCGCGGCGTCCACCGGAGGCCTGGGACTCGCGGTCGCCCGTGGCCTCGCCGCCGAGGGCGTCCGGGTGGCCATCACCGGCCGCCGTGGCGAACTGGCAGAAAAGATCGCGGCCGAGCTCCAGGCTGACGGCCACAGCGCCGTGGCTGTCGAGGCGGACCTCAGCACCCCGGGCGGCGTGTCCGCCGCCGTCGAACGCGCTGTGGACATGCTCGGCCCCATCGACATCCTCGTGCTCAACGGCCCCGGCCCCAAGCCCGGGGCAGCCGCCAGTCTGGGAGCCGACGACATCGCTGCAGCGTTCGAACTGCTCGTGAAACCGCACCATGCGCTCGTCTCGAAAATCCTGCCGGGCATGCGTGAGCGGCGCTGGGGACGCATCCTGGCCATCGGATCCAGCGGAATCGTGGCCCCCCTGCCCAACCTCGCCGTCTCCAACACCGGCCGTGCGGCGTTGACCGGCTACCTCAAAACTCTCGCGGCAGAAGTGGCCCTCGACGCCGTCACCGTCAACATGCTCTTGCCCGGACGCATCGCCACGGACCGCGTCGCCGAACTGGACCGGGCCGCAGCGAAACGCCGCGGCACCACACCGGAGGAAATCCAACTCGAATCCCGCAAGACCATCCCTGCCCGGCGCTATGGAGAACCGGAGGAATTCGGTGCCGCCGGAGCCTTCCTCTGCAGCGCCCCCGCGTCGTACATCACCGGCGTCGCACTGCGTTGCGACGGCGGCCTGATCCGGAGCCTCTAG
- a CDS encoding aldehyde dehydrogenase family protein produces the protein MTSTAAETATSTHRDVAIAQHLINGEWSGEPEIQRINPARPDELAALSPRGTADDVDAAITAAAAAQPAWAALPAPARGAILMTAGNLLAERQSAIAEDLVREEGKTLAEAMGEVKRASDVLRFFGSLGWSASGEVLPSGLPDTTITTRREPLGVVGLITPWNFPIAIPAWKAAPALISGNAVVIKPAELTPLSATHLAHALQDAGLPAGVFNVVHGKGRVVGDALARDPRIAGLSFTGSTTVGLGLQEILNGRRARVQLEMGGKNGVLVLDDADPHKAAAVVAAGAFGLTGQACTATSRVYVTPGIRDAFLDALVAEAAKYTAGDGLDGAKMGAVVSSQQFEQDQAAVRTAVERGATLLHGEYDGESSGALFFPAAVLTELPFDDAAVTEEIFGPVVAVLEVADYEAGLAAINDSRYGLTAGICTDSLALATDFSARAQAGVIKVNRPTAGLDLNVPFGGVKDSSTNTFREQGRSALDFFTWGKTVYTGV, from the coding sequence ATGACTTCCACCGCCGCCGAAACCGCAACCTCCACCCACCGGGACGTCGCGATAGCGCAGCATCTGATCAACGGAGAATGGTCCGGCGAGCCCGAGATCCAGCGCATCAATCCCGCCCGTCCCGACGAACTGGCTGCGCTCTCCCCGCGAGGTACCGCGGACGACGTCGACGCGGCCATCACAGCCGCTGCCGCCGCCCAGCCGGCTTGGGCTGCCCTGCCCGCCCCTGCCCGTGGCGCCATCCTCATGACTGCAGGCAACCTTCTCGCGGAGCGCCAAAGCGCTATTGCCGAAGACCTCGTCCGGGAAGAAGGCAAGACCCTTGCCGAAGCCATGGGAGAGGTCAAACGCGCCTCGGACGTGCTGCGCTTTTTCGGCTCCCTCGGGTGGTCCGCCAGCGGCGAGGTACTTCCCAGCGGCCTGCCGGACACGACCATCACCACTCGGCGCGAACCGCTCGGCGTGGTCGGGCTCATCACCCCCTGGAACTTCCCCATCGCCATCCCGGCATGGAAGGCCGCCCCCGCACTCATCAGCGGTAACGCCGTGGTCATCAAGCCGGCCGAACTCACTCCACTCTCCGCGACGCACCTTGCGCACGCCCTCCAGGATGCCGGGCTCCCCGCCGGAGTATTCAACGTGGTCCACGGAAAAGGCCGCGTGGTCGGTGACGCTTTGGCCCGCGATCCACGCATCGCCGGCCTGTCCTTCACCGGTTCCACCACAGTGGGGCTTGGCCTCCAGGAAATCCTGAACGGCCGCCGTGCGCGCGTCCAACTGGAGATGGGCGGCAAGAACGGTGTGCTGGTCCTCGACGACGCCGATCCGCACAAGGCCGCTGCGGTGGTCGCGGCCGGCGCGTTCGGACTCACCGGCCAGGCATGCACGGCGACGTCCCGCGTCTATGTCACGCCGGGGATCCGCGACGCCTTCCTCGACGCGCTCGTCGCCGAGGCGGCCAAGTACACCGCCGGTGACGGGCTCGACGGCGCCAAAATGGGCGCTGTGGTGAGCAGCCAGCAGTTCGAGCAGGACCAGGCGGCGGTGCGCACCGCCGTCGAACGCGGGGCCACCCTCCTGCACGGAGAGTACGACGGCGAGTCCTCCGGGGCGCTCTTCTTCCCTGCCGCGGTACTCACCGAGCTACCGTTCGACGACGCTGCCGTGACCGAGGAAATCTTCGGCCCCGTAGTTGCGGTCCTGGAGGTTGCCGACTACGAGGCTGGCCTCGCCGCGATCAACGATTCCAGGTACGGCCTCACCGCAGGCATCTGCACCGATTCCTTGGCCTTGGCCACGGACTTCTCCGCGCGGGCCCAGGCAGGGGTCATCAAGGTCAACCGTCCCACGGCGGGCCTGGACCTCAACGTGCCGTTCGGTGGAGTGAAGGACTCCTCCACCAACACCTTCCGCGAACAGGGCAGGTCCGCGCTGGACTTCTTCACCTGGGGCAAGACCGTCTACACGGGTGTGTAG
- a CDS encoding isopenicillin N synthase family dioxygenase has product MKGLIALALDTLPVLDFARLNAGPDEAAGFREELRDAMHEVGFVYLAGHGIPQLLTDAILDVSRRFFELPEEEKLAIENVHSPQFRGYTRVGGELTDGGIDWREQIDIGVERDTVEPGPGVADYWRLEGPNLWPRALPEMRQIVSEWTERLSTISLALLRALAVSLGAPEDTFDAAFAARAFPVLKIVRYPGESDPEPKQGVGSHRDGGVLTLLLVEPGKGGLQVEYQGKWIDAPQVPGTFVVNIGEMLELATNGYLKATLHRVISPLRGTDRISLPFFYNPALDATMPQLAVSPAFQAKARGLSVDPTNSPILETYGDNALRYRLRAHPNVVEEHHADLLNGSEAGG; this is encoded by the coding sequence ATGAAAGGACTGATTGCCTTGGCACTCGATACATTGCCAGTACTCGATTTCGCACGTTTGAATGCCGGACCGGACGAGGCCGCCGGGTTCCGCGAGGAGCTGCGCGATGCCATGCATGAGGTCGGGTTTGTGTACTTGGCAGGCCACGGCATCCCGCAGTTGTTGACGGACGCCATCCTCGACGTGTCGCGCCGCTTCTTCGAGCTGCCGGAAGAAGAAAAGCTCGCGATCGAAAACGTCCACAGCCCCCAGTTCCGCGGCTACACCCGAGTCGGCGGAGAGCTCACGGACGGCGGGATCGACTGGCGCGAGCAGATCGACATCGGCGTCGAGCGTGACACTGTTGAGCCCGGTCCGGGAGTCGCGGACTATTGGCGCCTTGAGGGGCCCAACCTCTGGCCGCGTGCCCTGCCGGAAATGCGGCAGATCGTCTCGGAATGGACCGAGAGGCTGAGCACCATCTCGCTAGCCTTGCTGCGGGCCCTGGCAGTATCCCTCGGAGCGCCCGAGGATACCTTCGACGCGGCATTCGCCGCACGGGCTTTCCCGGTGCTCAAGATTGTCCGGTACCCGGGGGAGTCCGACCCGGAGCCCAAGCAGGGCGTCGGGTCGCACCGGGACGGGGGAGTGCTGACGCTACTCCTGGTCGAGCCCGGGAAGGGTGGCCTTCAAGTCGAGTACCAGGGAAAATGGATTGACGCACCGCAAGTGCCGGGAACATTCGTCGTCAACATCGGCGAGATGCTGGAACTGGCCACGAACGGCTACCTCAAGGCGACGCTGCACCGCGTGATCTCGCCCCTTCGAGGCACGGACCGGATATCGCTGCCCTTCTTCTACAACCCCGCCCTTGACGCGACGATGCCCCAGCTTGCCGTGAGCCCGGCGTTCCAAGCCAAGGCCCGCGGCTTGTCGGTCGACCCGACGAACAGTCCGATTCTGGAAACCTACGGGGATAACGCCCTCCGCTACCGGCTTCGGGCCCACCCGAACGTCGTCGAGGAGCACCACGCGGACCTGCTGAATGGGTCGGAAGCGGGCGGATAA
- a CDS encoding enoyl-CoA hydratase-related protein: MTVSTKERPGQELVDEVTLTIENHVATVVIDRQHVLNAVDGSAQARLNGIWNQIEADPDVRAVVITGAGTRAFCVGADMSASAVDKTGLQYWAELDPHGFGGLSLRTSLDVPVIARVNGYALGGGMEIVLGADIVVAADTARFGLTEPRVGRLALDGGIHQLVRRVPYTQAMGMLLTGRKADAAEMQAMGLVNEVVPADELDAAVQRWVDQILACAPSSVRAVKQMVSRTSHLTAAEARGLRLPALMAALDSEDSAEGVRAFQEKRPPVWPGR; this comes from the coding sequence GTGACTGTTTCAACCAAGGAGAGGCCCGGACAGGAATTGGTTGACGAGGTCACCTTGACCATCGAGAACCATGTGGCCACGGTGGTCATCGATCGCCAGCACGTGCTCAACGCCGTGGACGGCAGCGCCCAGGCCCGGCTCAACGGGATCTGGAACCAGATCGAAGCCGATCCTGACGTGCGCGCCGTCGTCATCACGGGCGCCGGCACGCGGGCGTTCTGCGTCGGGGCGGACATGTCCGCCTCTGCCGTGGACAAGACAGGCCTGCAGTACTGGGCCGAGCTCGACCCACACGGCTTCGGCGGGCTGAGCCTGCGCACCAGTCTCGACGTGCCTGTCATCGCCCGGGTGAACGGCTATGCGCTCGGCGGCGGGATGGAGATCGTGCTCGGCGCGGACATCGTCGTGGCCGCGGACACGGCCCGCTTCGGCCTCACCGAACCACGCGTCGGCCGTCTGGCGCTCGACGGCGGCATCCACCAGCTGGTGCGCCGTGTCCCTTACACCCAAGCGATGGGCATGCTCCTCACAGGCCGCAAGGCGGACGCCGCCGAGATGCAGGCGATGGGCCTCGTCAACGAGGTGGTTCCGGCAGACGAGCTCGACGCCGCGGTGCAGCGCTGGGTGGACCAGATCCTCGCCTGTGCGCCCAGCTCCGTCCGGGCTGTCAAGCAAATGGTCAGCAGGACCAGCCATCTCACTGCCGCGGAAGCCCGCGGCCTCAGGCTGCCGGCCCTCATGGCCGCACTGGACAGCGAAGACTCCGCCGAAGGTGTGCGCGCCTTCCAGGAAAAGCGCCCACCAGTCTGGCCGGGCCGCTAG
- a CDS encoding NAD-dependent epimerase/dehydratase family protein, whose amino-acid sequence MASQLVLGAGLIGGTVARRLAARGDQVTLGTRRGSTVPGATALKIDASNPAAVTQAARGADTIFVCTNPPYTDWATDWPPIFDAVITAARDSGAALVLMGNLYAYGPPAGPMTEHSQLATSEKKGLVRKAGWEKALAAHERGELRVTEVRASDYFGPGAAGRSTHLGGSFFEPLLASKTARVVGEPDLEHSWSFLPDIATTLIAAADHTGEWGRAWHVPSTSLSRVEIARQVNESWDVKGRVAPIPQWLLKALGTVIPIMREVSASSYQFRVPFVIDAMETQRMLGVSATPWDEALRIAVNSYREPTSGK is encoded by the coding sequence GTGGCAAGCCAACTCGTCCTCGGCGCGGGGCTCATCGGAGGGACGGTCGCGAGGCGGCTCGCCGCGCGCGGCGACCAGGTCACGCTCGGCACCCGGCGCGGCTCCACGGTGCCAGGTGCGACTGCCCTGAAGATCGACGCAAGCAACCCGGCCGCCGTCACGCAGGCTGCACGCGGAGCTGACACAATTTTCGTCTGCACCAACCCGCCGTACACCGACTGGGCCACAGACTGGCCACCGATCTTCGACGCCGTGATCACTGCAGCCCGTGACTCCGGGGCCGCGCTCGTGCTCATGGGAAACCTCTACGCGTACGGGCCCCCGGCCGGACCTATGACCGAGCACTCCCAGCTCGCAACGTCCGAGAAAAAAGGCCTTGTTCGAAAGGCGGGTTGGGAGAAAGCACTAGCCGCGCACGAACGTGGTGAACTCCGGGTCACTGAGGTTCGGGCCAGCGACTACTTCGGCCCAGGAGCCGCAGGCAGGTCAACGCACCTCGGCGGCAGCTTCTTCGAACCACTCCTGGCATCCAAAACGGCGCGCGTCGTCGGCGAACCCGACCTTGAACACAGTTGGAGCTTCCTACCGGACATCGCCACAACACTCATCGCAGCCGCGGACCACACCGGCGAATGGGGGCGCGCCTGGCACGTGCCAAGCACCTCCCTCTCGCGCGTTGAAATCGCCCGGCAAGTCAATGAGAGCTGGGACGTCAAAGGTCGGGTCGCGCCGATCCCGCAATGGTTGCTCAAAGCCCTCGGTACCGTCATTCCCATCATGCGCGAGGTCTCCGCGTCAAGCTACCAATTCAGGGTGCCCTTCGTGATCGACGCCATGGAAACGCAACGGATGCTCGGCGTCTCGGCCACACCGTGGGACGAAGCACTGCGGATCGCGGTGAACAGCTACCGCGAGCCGACATCGGGCAAGTAG
- a CDS encoding CaiB/BaiF CoA-transferase family protein: MSTETLLDESVLSGTAAASASAPADAAKPIGIPLPAGTPLPLEGIKIVDFTQVFMGPSCTQLLGDYGADIIKVERPGAGDISRNSFPDKDGQDNPIFLSINRNKRSVSVDTRTDEGKAVLRRVMADADVVVSNFRSGVMERMGFGYEELKAENPGIIWASGTGFGPVGPYSHKGGQDAIAQAYSGVMWRRESDDMKPSIYPTTLCDYITGMHLMQGILLALRAREASGVGQKVEVTMYDSMLHLQMQEACMQLNRGYEVNWGAMPLSGVFETTDGAVCMVGGFTPDPLARISQALGLDEDLTQRPEFANLEQQFKHKPALQAIFRERIATNTTEYWTNQLESQGLLNAPVHTLEQALADAQTEANGMIVEAEHPGVGTVKMLNAPIRLSATPPSIRRVAPRLGEHNVEVLLENGFDAETIERLQKLGVLR; the protein is encoded by the coding sequence ATGAGCACCGAGACCCTTCTCGATGAGAGCGTCCTGAGCGGCACAGCCGCAGCGTCCGCCTCGGCGCCCGCCGACGCTGCCAAGCCCATCGGCATCCCGCTCCCCGCTGGTACCCCGCTCCCGCTCGAGGGAATCAAGATCGTCGATTTCACCCAGGTGTTCATGGGACCGTCCTGCACCCAGCTGCTGGGCGACTACGGCGCGGACATCATCAAGGTGGAACGTCCGGGCGCCGGCGACATCTCGCGCAACTCCTTCCCGGACAAGGACGGCCAGGACAACCCGATCTTCCTTTCCATCAACCGCAACAAGCGCAGCGTTTCCGTGGACACCCGCACCGACGAGGGCAAGGCAGTCCTCCGCCGGGTCATGGCCGACGCCGACGTGGTGGTCAGCAATTTCCGCTCCGGAGTGATGGAACGGATGGGCTTCGGTTACGAGGAACTCAAGGCGGAGAATCCGGGGATCATCTGGGCCTCCGGCACGGGCTTCGGCCCGGTTGGTCCCTATTCGCACAAGGGTGGCCAGGACGCAATCGCGCAAGCGTACTCGGGGGTGATGTGGCGGCGCGAGTCGGACGACATGAAGCCTTCCATCTACCCGACCACGCTGTGCGACTACATCACGGGCATGCACCTCATGCAGGGCATCCTGCTGGCACTGCGCGCCCGTGAGGCATCCGGTGTCGGGCAAAAGGTCGAGGTGACGATGTACGACTCGATGCTCCACCTGCAGATGCAGGAGGCCTGCATGCAGCTCAACCGCGGCTACGAAGTCAACTGGGGCGCCATGCCGTTGAGCGGCGTCTTTGAAACCACCGACGGCGCCGTCTGCATGGTCGGCGGCTTCACCCCCGACCCGCTGGCCCGGATTTCCCAAGCGTTGGGCCTGGACGAAGACCTTACCCAGCGGCCGGAGTTCGCCAACCTGGAACAGCAGTTCAAGCACAAGCCGGCCTTGCAGGCGATTTTCCGGGAGCGCATCGCTACGAACACCACCGAGTACTGGACCAACCAGCTGGAGAGCCAAGGTCTGCTCAACGCGCCCGTCCACACGCTGGAACAGGCGTTGGCCGATGCCCAGACTGAGGCCAACGGCATGATCGTGGAGGCTGAGCACCCGGGCGTCGGCACCGTGAAGATGCTCAATGCCCCCATTCGCCTGTCTGCGACCCCGCCTTCCATCCGACGCGTGGCGCCGCGGCTCGGCGAGCACAATGTGGAGGTGCTGCTGGAGAACGGCTTCGACGCCGAAACCATCGAACGCCTGCAAAAGTTGGGGGTACTCCGGTGA
- the fdxA gene encoding ferredoxin: MTYVIAQPCVDVKDKACIDECPVDCIYEGERSLYIHPSECVDCGACDPVCPVEAIYYSDDVPDEWADYVRANVEFFEDLGSPQGAAALGNLGRDHPVIAEAHVSI; the protein is encoded by the coding sequence ATGACGTACGTGATCGCGCAGCCCTGCGTCGACGTCAAGGACAAAGCCTGCATCGACGAATGCCCGGTGGATTGCATCTACGAAGGCGAGCGCTCGCTGTACATCCACCCATCAGAGTGCGTGGATTGCGGTGCTTGCGATCCCGTCTGCCCGGTCGAGGCGATCTACTACTCCGACGACGTCCCGGACGAGTGGGCCGACTACGTCCGGGCCAACGTGGAGTTCTTCGAGGACCTCGGCTCGCCGCAAGGGGCCGCGGCGCTCGGGAACCTCGGGCGGGACCACCCGGTGATTGCGGAGGCGCACGTCTCGATATAA